CGTGCCCTCCGACATCTCGCTGTTTCTCAACATCGGCACCACGACCGAGGCGGTGGCGCAGGAACTGATGCACCACCTCAATCTCATGGTGGTGACCAACAACATGAACGTCGCCAACATCCTGGTCGCCAACCGCGACTGCCAGATCATCGTCACCGGCGGCACGTTGCGCCGCTCCGACGGCGGGCTGATCGGCAATCTCGCCTCGGAAACGATCCGGCAGTTCAAGTTCGACCTCGCGGTGATCGGCTGCTCGGCGCTGGACGCCGATGGCGACCTCTTGGATTTCGACATCCAGGAGGTGGGCGTCAGCCAGGCGATCCTGCGCCAGTCGCGGCGCACCTTCCTCGTCGCCGACCACTCCAAGTTCCAGCGCTCGGCGCCCGCGCGCATCGCCTCGCTCGCCGCGATCGACGCCTTCTTCACCGACCGCCCGCTCGCACCCGACCTCGCCCGGCGCTGCACCGACTGGGGGACCGAGATCGTGGTCTGCGCCTGAGCCCGCGCCTTGTCAGCGCGGAAGCGCTTGCGTAAGCCTTGGCCGTCGCTCTCCCGCCCGGACCGCCCCCATGCCGCCCTACCGCCTCCTGCTCACGCTTGCCGCGCCCGTGGTCGCGCTGCGCCTCTTGCGGGAGCCGGACGCGCGGGCCGAACGGCTGGGCGGCAACGGGCCGGCGGACCGGCCGCCCGGCCCCCTCTTCTGGCTTCACGGCGCCTCGAACGGGGAACTCGCCTCGGCCAGGGGGCTGATCGAGCGCATCCTCGCGCGGCTTCCCGACGCGCGCCTGGTCGTGACGTGCAACACCGAAACCGGCCGCGCGCTGGTCGCGGGCTGGGGGCTCGACCGCGTCGCCGTCCGCCTCGCGCCGCTCGATTACCGCCCCACGTTGCGCCGCTTCCTCGCCGCCTGGCGGCCCGACGCGTTGATCCTGGTGGAAAGCGAGCTCTGGCCCAACCGCATCGCCGAGATGGCCCGGCTGGGCCGGCCGGTGCTGGTCGTCGGGGCGCGCCTTTCCCGAAAAAGCGCCGCCCGCTGGGCCCGCCTGCCCGGCCTGATCCGCCCGATGCTGGCAAGGGTCGCGTTTCTCTCCGCCCAGGATGCCGCCTCGCGGGACCGTTTCATCGCCCTGGGGCTCGACGCCCCCCGCGCCGGGCCGGTCGTCGACCTCAAATCCGCCGACCTCCCCGCGACCGACGCGGACCCCGCCGCGCTTGC
This genomic window from Rhodovulum sp. ES.010 contains:
- a CDS encoding DeoR/GlpR family DNA-binding transcription regulator, which translates into the protein MSQTIRHPGILEIARREGKVTVEGLAEHFGVTLQTIRRDLTELAEAGRLERVHGGAILPSGTTNIGYEERRSLNQEAKRAIARGCAARVPSDISLFLNIGTTTEAVAQELMHHLNLMVVTNNMNVANILVANRDCQIIVTGGTLRRSDGGLIGNLASETIRQFKFDLAVIGCSALDADGDLLDFDIQEVGVSQAILRQSRRTFLVADHSKFQRSAPARIASLAAIDAFFTDRPLAPDLARRCTDWGTEIVVCA
- a CDS encoding 3-deoxy-D-manno-octulosonic acid transferase, whose protein sequence is MPPYRLLLTLAAPVVALRLLREPDARAERLGGNGPADRPPGPLFWLHGASNGELASARGLIERILARLPDARLVVTCNTETGRALVAGWGLDRVAVRLAPLDYRPTLRRFLAAWRPDALILVESELWPNRIAEMARLGRPVLVVGARLSRKSAARWARLPGLIRPMLARVAFLSAQDAASRDRFIALGLDAPRAGPVVDLKSADLPATDADPAALARLAPLFPRAKTVLAASTHEGEERVVLAGFARAHATDPDLRLILAPRHPRRAPEIADEIARSGLAHAPRSTGELPGPDTPVYLADTMGEMALWYRRAGLTFVGGSLVDKGGHTPFEPAAHGSALLHGPHVANFARVFAALDAAGAAREVDGADAIAAALSSLDAEAQAAMAGRAREVIAELRAAGTGLDPILQELARLTGEPALATPASDESSAHG